The following proteins are encoded in a genomic region of Myxococcales bacterium:
- the yaaA gene encoding peroxide stress protein YaaA, translating into MLAILSPAKRLDLEPTSRKLSHSMPALLEDAKQLVKVSSKLKSKDLMALMGISQNLADLNVQRFKDFMTPFSPQNAKQAILAFKGDAYLGFDADTLDARGLRFAQDHLRILSGLYGVLRPLDLIQPYRLEMGIRLPINGSAGLYEFWGDRITDALNEAIKPMRDPVVVNLASNEYFASVQRDRLDARLVTCAFKEVKDGKAKVLSFFAKRARGMMARFICEERITKVDDLQGFTSGGYRYSAKASSDDTLVFQRKSTTA; encoded by the coding sequence ATGCTCGCAATCCTATCTCCCGCCAAGCGGCTCGATCTAGAGCCGACCTCTCGCAAACTCAGCCACAGCATGCCGGCATTGTTGGAGGATGCGAAGCAGCTGGTCAAAGTCAGCAGCAAGCTCAAGAGCAAAGACCTGATGGCCCTGATGGGAATCAGCCAGAATCTTGCCGACTTGAACGTGCAACGCTTCAAGGACTTCATGACTCCCTTCAGCCCTCAGAACGCAAAACAGGCCATCCTGGCCTTCAAGGGCGATGCCTATCTGGGCTTCGACGCAGATACCCTCGATGCGCGCGGTTTGCGCTTCGCTCAGGATCACCTGCGGATTCTCTCGGGACTCTACGGCGTGCTGCGTCCGTTGGATCTGATTCAGCCCTATCGCCTGGAAATGGGCATCCGCTTGCCGATCAACGGGAGCGCCGGCCTCTACGAGTTCTGGGGAGATCGGATCACCGATGCCCTCAACGAGGCGATCAAGCCCATGCGCGACCCCGTCGTGGTCAATCTTGCGAGCAACGAATATTTCGCATCCGTACAGCGGGATCGACTCGACGCACGTCTCGTCACCTGCGCGTTCAAAGAAGTCAAAGATGGCAAGGCGAAGGTCCTGTCCTTCTTTGCCAAGCGAGCACGCGGCATGATGGCGCGCTTCATCTGTGAAGAGCGCATCACCAAGGTCGATGATCTGCAGGGCTTTACGAGCGGCGGCTATCGCTACAGCGCCAAAGCGTCCAGTGATGACACGCTTGTCTTCCAGCGGAAGAGTACGACGGCTTGA